CCCAACCGGTGATTCCCGCGGCCTTCAGGGCTCCTTGCAGGTCTTGGTGGGCGGTGTTGGATTCAGCGGAGGCGATGCCGGTGCTACCGGCGACACCCGCGAGGGCACAGAGGCGGAGGAATTCGAGACGTTTCATGGGGAGGCGATGCAAGGGAGATCGCAAGGCCGTGGATTTACGCAGGGAAATCCATATCTTCAAGTAATGTCTGATTTTTTCCTCCCTGAAAAATTTGCAGAACTTATTTGAAATATAAAATGAACATTCGCGCTCGCTTACCGGCGGTTTCCTGCGCTTCGTGAGCGGAACTCCTCGCGAGGGCGCGAGGCGCTTCCAACTTGCGGCCGAACTTCGAATTGCCGCCCCGGCCTGAAACGACGAATATAGCCGCCGTGCCAGACACCATCGAAGCCGAAGTCCTTGAGATTGACGGAAGTCCCCCGCCACCCGCTCCTGATTCCCGGGAGTCGCGACGCGGCTGGGGGAGCGGCATGCCTTGGGATGGCTTGCGAGGAAAGGTGGTGACCTTGGATCGCCGCTGGTGGCCGCTTTGGGCTCTCCTCGCGGTCGTGGCCGTGGCGCTCCTGCTCACCGTGGGGGTCGTGGTGGCGGTGCTGGTGGTGTTGGCAAAGCTGATCGGGGGAATCCTGCGTTTTCTGCTCGGTTCGCCTACGCGGCGGACAGGGGCTAGCCTCTCCCGGAGATCATTCTAACGTTCGTTTCGGACGTTTGTTTGGGAGAAATCGGCAGGTTATTCACAATGCGTGGAAGCCTTTGAAATCGGGGCTTCCTTGGGGCTCATCCATGGCGAATTGCCCGCACTAGCGCATCCCTGCAAAGTTATTCACATGTGAATAACTTGGGGATAAGCCGTGTGAAACGGATTCGTAACTTCTTAACTCGATCATATTGAGATGTTTGAGTCTTTTTGTCTGATTTTTCTACCAGATTTGGATCGTGAACAAGCCTTGAAAAGCCTCCTTCGGTCACCGGATGGCATTTTTCAATCGCTCGGGTGATTTTGCATTCTGGCTGACTGCCACAGACCCTTGTGCCCGCGCTTTTTAACACTGTTCCCAAGTTATTCACAATCGTTGGTGGCAAGCGGAAAGCAGGGGTTCGAGCCTGCCTTGGGAAATGAGGGAATCCCATTGGGGTTTTTCGAGGGCTGCCTTCTCCGGCAATGCGGCATCCTTGAAAGATCCCGGCTTCCGGAGGCGTCCTCGGCGGGCATGCCATACCCGGATCAAACCTTTAGCCATGGAACATTGCCAAGCCCGGGACGACCGCTAGCGTCGTCCTCAATGAGAACGCATTTGCTTTGCGCCTCGGGACTGCTGTTCGCCACCGGATCGACGCTGGCGGCGACGAAGGTTCTCCAGGCATTCGAGGGGGATGGATACGGGGATTGGAAGGTGGAGGGCGCGGCATTTGGCTTGGCGCCGAGTGGCGGCAAAATGGATGGGCTGAATGCGGAACTCACCGGCTACGCCCAAGAATCGGTCGCCTGCTCCGCACACGGCGGCGATGCCGCGAAGGGCACGCTGACTTCCCCGGAATTCAAGATCACCGAAAACTACATCTGTTTCCTTATCGCCGGTGGCAAGCACCCCGGCAAGGTGGGGGTGAGGCTCACGGTGGACGGCAAAACGGTTCGCGATGCCACCGGTGAGGGCTCGTTGCAGTTCCGCACTCAGGTATGGGACGTTACGGAGTTCAGGGGCAAGGACGCCCGGATCCAGATCTATGACGACGAAAGCGGCGGCTGGGGCGTGATTGCGGCCGACCATTTCCTCATGACGGACTACGCGAACCAGAAGTTCCCGGCGTCCACGAAGAGCGGTAAGCCTCACCTGTCGGGTCTAGTGGCCAGCGACACCATCGGCGGCCTCACCATCCCGGAAGGGACGAAGGTGAAGATCGTGGCCGATTACAAGAATGGCGGGGTCACCTCCCCGACCGCACTGGCCTTCGGGGAAAAGGGTGAGATCTACGTGACCGAGACGCATCGCTTCCGCCATGGCGTGCCGGACAACCGCGATCACCTCTACTGGTACCTCGATGACATCGCCTCGCATAGCGTGGCGGACCGTCTGAAGATGCACGAGAAGTGGTACAGCAAAGAGGAAAAGAGCTCGAAGAGGTTCCTCACCGAGATCGATGAGGTCGTGCGCGTGCTCTCGAAGCCTGGTGAGGACGGCCACTCTGCCAAGAGCGAGGTCTATGCGCGGAACTTCAATGACGTGCTTGATGGTCCTGCTGCCGGTATTTTCGAATACGAGGGCACGGTTTACATGGCCTGCATTCCGAAGATCTGGGCGCTGCGCGACAAGGACGGCGATGGCAAGGCAGACAAGCCCGACGAGCGGGAAGCGCTCTTCGATGGCTTTGGCGTGCGTGTCTCTTTCTCCGGTCACGACCTGAATGGTTTCGCGCTCGGACCGGATGGTCGCATCTACGGCACGCTGGGAGACCGCGGGATGAATCTTACCACGAAGGAAGGGAAGCACTACGAGCTCCCGGACCAAGGCTGCGTTTTCCGCTTCGATCCCGATGGCTCGAATTTTGAGGTCATCCACACCGGCCTCCGCAATCCGAAGGAGTTGGCCTTCGACGAGTATGGCAATGCCTTCTCGGTCGATAACAATTCCGACCAAGGTGACCAGGCCCGTGTGGTCTATGTCATGGAAGGCGCTGACTCCGGCTGGACCATGGAGCATCAGGCGCTGCACAGCTTCCATCGGCAGATCGGCATGGAGGAACATCCGCCGAACCGTTGGATGGAAGAACAGATGTGGGCGCCGCTGAATAGCGCGCAGCCCTCCTACATCGTGCCTCCGGTGGCGAATCTCACCTCGGGTCCCTCCGGGCTGACGTACCACCCGGGCACCGGCTTCCTCGAGAGCGAAGCCGGCCGCTTCCTGATCTGCGACTATCGCGGTGGTGCGGCGAATTCGGGCATCTGGTCCTTCAAGGTCGAGCCCTCCGGTGCCGGCATGAAGATGACCGACTCCCGCCAGTTGAACTGGGGTGCCGCGGTGACCGATGTGGAATACTCTTGGGATGGGAAGCTCTACGTCACCGACTTCATCGGTGGCTGGGCCTCGCATGACGATGGCCGGGTCTACTTGATCGAAGCGGACAAGACCTTCCGTGAAGAGGAAGCGAAGGAAACCGCGGAGATCATTGCTGAGGGCTTCGAGAAGCGTCCCGTGCCTGCTTTGGAAAAGCTGATGGCTCATCCGGACATGCGCGTCCGCACCCGTGCCGAGCTTGCGCTTTCCCGCAGGCCGGAAGCTCTGGACGTCTTCACCCGTGTCTCAAAGGAAGGGAAGACCACCGTCCAGCGCCTGCATGGCGTCTGGGGTCTCGGCATCCTGGCTCGCCGCGGTTCCGCGGTGCTCCCTAGCTCCGGGGATGGCTTCGCCACGCTGCCTAGCAAGCTTCTGCGGGAGCGGGCAGGCCAAGCCATCGGTGCCCTGTTGGAGGACAAGGACGTGGAAGTGCGCGCCCAAGCCATCAAGACACTCGGTGAGACGGGCCTTCCCGGCGGTCGCCTGCAGTTCTCGCCCATGCTGGGTGACAAATCCCCGCGCATGCGGGCCTTTGCCGCGATCGCGGCCGGCAAGATGAAGGCGGAGAGTGCCATTCCGTTCATCTGGGAGATGCTGAAGGGGAACGAGGATCCTTACATCCGCCACGCCGGTGCCTATGCGCTTTCGCTACTCTGCGAGCCGCGCCAGATCTCCGCTCTGGTCGATGAAGAAGATCCCGCCTTGCGTCTCGCCGCGGTGATCGCCCTCCGCCGCATGAAGGACCCGGCCGTCGCGGCATTCCTCGAAGACGAGGATACGAAAGTGGCGCGTGAAGCGATTGCCGCCGTTCACGACGTGGGCATCGAAAAGGCCCGCCCGATGGTTGCCGCGCTTCTCGATGAGCCGCCGTCCTATCTGACCACCATGGATTGGCGCCGTCTTCTTCATAGCGCCTTCCGCCTCGGCGATGAAGTGAATCTCGGTCGCGTGCTGAAAGTGGTGCTCGATCCGAAGGCTCCTGCCGCCGCTCGCGAGGAAGCGCTTCGTCTCGTAGGCCTGTGGAGCAAGCCGGACCCGGTGGATCAGTCGCTGGGCCGTTGGGCTCCTCTGCCGGAACGCGATCCCGCGATCGTGAAGAATTCGCTTATGCCGCTGCTTGGCAGCATCCTGAAGCTGGATGGCAAGCTGGCCGAGCCGGCGCTGGCCTTGATCGGGAAATACAAGCTGGATCTCTCCGCGGTGGATGATGCCACGATGAAGGGGCTGGTCATGAACGACAATCTTCCGGGCGCTGCTCGCTCGGAAGCGCTGGACCTCTATGCCGCGCGGAAGCCGGAAGGGATCGATGCGCTGCTTGGCGATCTCGCGAAGGGCAAGGATGACGATCTCGCGATCGGGGCGATCAAGCGCCTCGCCGCGGAACATCCCGGTGCCGCTTTGGAAAGCATCCGCACCGCCGTGGGGCACGCGAATGCCGGTCGCCAGCAGGACGCATGGAAGATCGCCGCTGGGCTGAAGGCTCCAGGCATCGAGTCCCTCTTTGTGGACAGTCTCGCGAAGCTGAAGGAAAAGCAGGGTGTTTCGCCCTCGACCCTTGAACTCCTCGATGCGGCCGCGAAGCGCTCCGAGCCGGAAGTGAAGAAGGCTCTGGAGGATTACAAGGCTGCCATCGCGGCCTCGACCGATCCGCTTGCTGCCTACCTTGGTTCGTTGCAGGGCGGCAATGCGAAGAAGGGCGGCGAGCTCTTCGAATCCCAGCCTGCGGCCCAGTGCATGCGCTGCCACTCTGCGGGTGGCGGTCACGGCGGCGGAGATGCCGGGCCGAATTTGGAAGGCGTGGGCAAGCGCGGCGACGCCAAGTTCATGCTCGAGTCCCTCGTGAACCCGGGGGCCAAGGTCGCCACCGGCTTCGGCCTGACCAGCGTCACCCTGAAGGGCGGCAAGACAGTCGGCGGCATCGTCATCGCGGACACTGCCGAGCATGTGGATCTGGATAGCAGCGGCAAGGTGCTGCGTGTGAAGAAGAGCGACATCGATGCCATGCTTCCTCCCGTCTCCGCCATGCCGCCGATGGGCGCGATCCTTTCCCCGAGCGAGCTGCGCGATGTCGTGGCCTGGCTTGAAACCCGCAAGGGCAAGGACCCGGAGCCAAAGAAATATGGCGAGCCGGAACTGGTGACGCCGTGAGGCGGATCTAAGGTTTTAGCATTCACTCATGGGCCGGCGGGATTGTCCCGTCGGCCCATTTTTTGTGCCGGATCTTCCGCGGGCACTCGCTTGTAATTTGGTTCCGGCTTGGCGAGTAAGGTTGGTTTGCCCATGAGCGCGAAACCCATCCTCCTTGCTGCTCTTGCCTGCGGCGTGCTTCACGCCGGAGCCGAGCCGATGAATCTCGCCGCCAGTTCCAAGTTGCCCTCCGGGCCCGGACTTGCGGCCGCCTTCTCCGGGGATAAAGGGATAGGGGCTTCGAAGGAGGTGATCTTCCATGACGATTTCGAGGAAGGGGATATCGGGGAGACCTGGGACGAGACCGGGAACAAGCATGGAAAGGTGCTGAGCTTCGGTCAGGCAGGGTCGGGACTCGGGAAGCGAAGCCTCCGGGTGGAGACTCATTTAGGGGAAGATACCGGTGGCGGGCTGACGAAGTGGTTCGAATCCGCGGATACCCTCTTTGTCCGCTTCTACACGCGTTTCGATGCCGGGTGCGACTACGTCCACCACTTCGTTACCCTGCGGGCGAACAAAAGCCTGCAGGGCAAGGACAGGTGGAGTGGCTTTGGCGGCGCAGGCTTGAAGCCGGATGGCGAGGAGCGTTTTTCGACTGCGATCGAACCGTGGGGAAACTGGGCGAAGTGGGCCGCGCCGGGGCGCTGGAACTTCTACAGCTACTGGCACGAGATGGCGGTCTCGAAGGATGGCAAATACTGGGGGAACTCCTTCGTCGTGCCGGAGGCGCCCCTGATCCCGAAGGAGAAGTGGATCTGTGTGGAATTCATGCTCAAGCACAACACGCCCGGAGAGCGCGATGGAGAGCAGGCCTTCTGGATCGATGGCCAGTTGTTAGGCCACTGGACCGGCATCAACTGGCGGAAGAGCCCGGCCTTGAGGGCGAACGCGCTGACCCTTGAGACGTACATCACGGATCGCTGGACGAAGAACCCGGTCAACGTGGTGTCCTTTGACAACGTGGTGATCGCGCGCAGCTACGTCGGCCCGGTAGGCAAGCCCTGAAGGGCGGGCTACTTCTTCCCGCAGCCACAATCGTGACCGCAGGAGCCGGCCTTCTTCTTGCGCTTCACTTTGCTGAGCAGGAAGAGCACCGCGAGCAATACCGCAGCGAGCGCGGCCCATGTTTGCCAGTCGTTCATCTCAGAAGAAGAGCAGGGCGATACGGTAGGCGATGAACGCCGCCACCCATGCGAAGACGCTCATGAACAGGAATTGGCCGACTGCCCATTTCCACGATCCTGATTCACGTGCGACCACCGCGGAGGTAGGGAGGCACTGCAGTGCGTAGATGAAGAACACGAGCAGGGAGATCACGGCGGGGATGCCGAACATCGGACGGCCATCCGGCCATTTCTCTTCGCTCAGGCGGCTGCGCAGGGAGGTCCAGGTTTGCTCGTCGCTCTCGCCTTCTTCAACGTGGAAGAGCTGCGTCATGGAGGACACGAAGACCTCGCGCGCGGCAAAGGAGGTGAGGATTGCGGTGCCGCCACGCCAATCCAGGCCCAGCGGCCTCACCAGTGGCTCGGTGATGTGGCCGACGCGGCCCAGGATGCTGTGATCGAGCTGCTCTGCCGGATCATCGCTGCCGGACTTCGGATAAGTCTGGATGGCCCAGAGGACGATGCAGATGGCGAAAATGACGGTGCCTGCTTTCTGCAGGAAGGCCCAGGCGCGACCTCCGACGTGGCGGAAGACGTAGCTCCACTGCGGCCAGCGGTAGGGCGGCAGTTCGAGCATAAAGTGCTTCTTCACTTCATCCGGTCCCAGCTTGCCACGCAGGATACGGGCGACGACGAGCGCCGTGAGGGTGCCGAGGACATAGATGCCGAAGAAGACCACCGCTTGGGTCCAGCCACCTTCGCTGCCAAGCAGCAGGGGCACGAGCACCAG
This portion of the Luteolibacter luteus genome encodes:
- a CDS encoding DUF7133 domain-containing protein: MRTHLLCASGLLFATGSTLAATKVLQAFEGDGYGDWKVEGAAFGLAPSGGKMDGLNAELTGYAQESVACSAHGGDAAKGTLTSPEFKITENYICFLIAGGKHPGKVGVRLTVDGKTVRDATGEGSLQFRTQVWDVTEFRGKDARIQIYDDESGGWGVIAADHFLMTDYANQKFPASTKSGKPHLSGLVASDTIGGLTIPEGTKVKIVADYKNGGVTSPTALAFGEKGEIYVTETHRFRHGVPDNRDHLYWYLDDIASHSVADRLKMHEKWYSKEEKSSKRFLTEIDEVVRVLSKPGEDGHSAKSEVYARNFNDVLDGPAAGIFEYEGTVYMACIPKIWALRDKDGDGKADKPDEREALFDGFGVRVSFSGHDLNGFALGPDGRIYGTLGDRGMNLTTKEGKHYELPDQGCVFRFDPDGSNFEVIHTGLRNPKELAFDEYGNAFSVDNNSDQGDQARVVYVMEGADSGWTMEHQALHSFHRQIGMEEHPPNRWMEEQMWAPLNSAQPSYIVPPVANLTSGPSGLTYHPGTGFLESEAGRFLICDYRGGAANSGIWSFKVEPSGAGMKMTDSRQLNWGAAVTDVEYSWDGKLYVTDFIGGWASHDDGRVYLIEADKTFREEEAKETAEIIAEGFEKRPVPALEKLMAHPDMRVRTRAELALSRRPEALDVFTRVSKEGKTTVQRLHGVWGLGILARRGSAVLPSSGDGFATLPSKLLRERAGQAIGALLEDKDVEVRAQAIKTLGETGLPGGRLQFSPMLGDKSPRMRAFAAIAAGKMKAESAIPFIWEMLKGNEDPYIRHAGAYALSLLCEPRQISALVDEEDPALRLAAVIALRRMKDPAVAAFLEDEDTKVAREAIAAVHDVGIEKARPMVAALLDEPPSYLTTMDWRRLLHSAFRLGDEVNLGRVLKVVLDPKAPAAAREEALRLVGLWSKPDPVDQSLGRWAPLPERDPAIVKNSLMPLLGSILKLDGKLAEPALALIGKYKLDLSAVDDATMKGLVMNDNLPGAARSEALDLYAARKPEGIDALLGDLAKGKDDDLAIGAIKRLAAEHPGAALESIRTAVGHANAGRQQDAWKIAAGLKAPGIESLFVDSLAKLKEKQGVSPSTLELLDAAAKRSEPEVKKALEDYKAAIAASTDPLAAYLGSLQGGNAKKGGELFESQPAAQCMRCHSAGGGHGGGDAGPNLEGVGKRGDAKFMLESLVNPGAKVATGFGLTSVTLKGGKTVGGIVIADTAEHVDLDSSGKVLRVKKSDIDAMLPPVSAMPPMGAILSPSELRDVVAWLETRKGKDPEPKKYGEPELVTP
- a CDS encoding FeoB-associated Cys-rich membrane protein, which gives rise to MNDWQTWAALAAVLLAVLFLLSKVKRKKKAGSCGHDCGCGKK